The Latilactobacillus sakei subsp. sakei DSM 20017 = JCM 1157 genome includes a window with the following:
- a CDS encoding YhgE/Pip domain-containing protein — protein sequence MKKTFELFRLDWRRILKSPIAFLLILALIIIPSLYAWFNIWALWDPYSKTQDLKVAVYSADQSVTVAKKKVAIGDELIDQLKKNDKLGWQFTSSKKQLDEGVKTGKYYAGIYVPKNFSKDLISFVDGKIQKPTIIYSSNDKINAIAPKITSAGATTLQSTISEEFVQTVAKTLMSSLNKAGFKLDENLPVINRFSSMILKTDQQIPEINQYTDQVVALQKKIPEMQAKLTQANDFVNFLPEANKMAKKVVGVNQYLPEVESAGALAVKVQGKIPEIQSAGKQVATLDSDFDGIANTLTNGISEAKTGLTVLNKTQTVLPEIITFGKSAQQVSSQVKNDLIPKLKTTLPVIQSSVDQGLTITDQLAKNIDNDLNAVNKLLEQAKNDPDNQELKAALKTNLEQLSAHTATLQANNTQLANTLQSLQDAYNESAVAAGKPESHLLDDPIQKLNAAATHLGQLKTKIDNVLAHYDDLSLTDIQNQLTPIIAFAKQVQNTVSQVQNAGIGANVKSVLAKFETMITQGDAVLNQINTAVLPKLPSLLTNTQKTLKTAIDYLEKYQKQIPALKQEIHDANTLLNGNMGTIVSGLNTASDLYQNDYPTLKNKLQLATGFINNDLPGIENDLTTTLAMANAKFPLLEKALNDATDLIHNDWPFLRSGIQKGAEAIRKQQKTVDLKDLIKLLRRDATKESNFLAEPVKLQEKHIYPIKTYGSASAPFYTALCLWVGALLLSNIVLTNFSLDDKEKERYSKKQQFIARWLTYIVIGVAQAVFVALGNIFLIKAYIVSPVALLLLAVFLSTVFMTIVYVLAAMFGNVGKGLAMIILVLSISGGGGNFPVVLSDKFFQFINPLLPFTYGVNLLREPTGGIYAPNLWHNFIILAIYAVVFFFIGLFLKDRINPFFEKLHKEAAKSKIIH from the coding sequence ATGAAAAAGACATTCGAACTCTTCCGCTTGGATTGGCGGCGGATTCTCAAAAGCCCAATCGCATTCTTACTAATTCTCGCCCTAATTATCATCCCATCCCTCTACGCATGGTTTAATATCTGGGCTTTGTGGGATCCTTACAGTAAGACACAAGATTTAAAAGTCGCTGTTTATTCAGCAGATCAAAGCGTGACTGTCGCTAAAAAGAAAGTCGCAATTGGTGATGAATTAATCGACCAATTGAAAAAGAACGATAAACTTGGTTGGCAGTTTACAAGCAGTAAAAAGCAATTGGACGAAGGCGTTAAAACTGGTAAATATTATGCCGGTATTTACGTTCCCAAGAACTTTTCTAAGGACTTAATTAGCTTTGTCGACGGTAAAATTCAAAAACCAACGATTATTTATTCATCCAATGACAAGATTAACGCCATTGCCCCTAAAATTACTAGTGCGGGCGCGACAACGCTTCAATCAACCATTTCAGAGGAATTTGTCCAGACGGTTGCTAAAACCCTCATGTCCTCTCTCAATAAGGCTGGCTTTAAACTCGATGAAAATCTGCCCGTCATTAACCGTTTCTCAAGTATGATTCTCAAAACAGACCAACAGATTCCGGAGATTAACCAATATACGGATCAGGTCGTCGCACTGCAAAAGAAAATTCCTGAGATGCAGGCTAAATTAACACAAGCCAATGACTTCGTAAACTTCTTACCCGAAGCGAATAAAATGGCTAAGAAAGTCGTCGGCGTCAATCAGTACCTCCCAGAAGTTGAATCCGCGGGTGCCTTAGCTGTTAAGGTTCAAGGGAAGATTCCAGAAATTCAAAGTGCCGGTAAACAGGTGGCAACCCTTGATAGTGATTTTGACGGGATTGCCAATACCTTAACCAATGGTATTTCCGAAGCCAAAACTGGTTTGACCGTTCTTAATAAGACTCAAACCGTCCTCCCAGAAATCATTACCTTTGGTAAATCCGCGCAGCAAGTTTCTAGTCAGGTTAAAAATGACCTGATTCCAAAACTCAAAACGACCTTACCTGTCATTCAAAGTTCTGTTGATCAAGGCTTAACGATTACTGATCAATTAGCGAAAAATATCGATAATGACTTAAATGCCGTTAATAAACTATTAGAACAAGCTAAAAACGATCCTGATAATCAAGAATTGAAGGCTGCCTTGAAGACCAACCTCGAGCAATTATCAGCCCATACCGCAACGTTACAAGCTAACAACACGCAATTGGCGAATACCTTGCAAAGTTTACAAGATGCTTATAATGAATCAGCAGTCGCAGCCGGCAAGCCTGAATCACATCTCTTAGATGATCCAATTCAAAAGCTCAACGCCGCTGCAACCCATCTTGGTCAATTAAAAACTAAGATTGATAACGTGCTCGCCCATTATGATGATCTCTCTTTAACGGATATTCAAAATCAACTAACACCAATCATCGCTTTTGCTAAACAAGTTCAAAATACCGTGAGCCAAGTTCAAAATGCCGGTATCGGTGCGAACGTTAAGAGCGTCCTTGCTAAATTCGAAACGATGATTACGCAAGGCGATGCTGTTTTAAATCAAATCAACACCGCTGTGCTACCAAAATTACCATCACTATTAACAAATACGCAAAAAACATTAAAAACAGCTATCGATTACCTCGAAAAATATCAAAAGCAAATTCCAGCGCTAAAACAAGAGATCCACGATGCCAATACCCTCTTAAATGGCAATATGGGAACCATCGTCAGCGGTTTGAACACTGCTTCTGATCTCTATCAAAACGATTACCCAACGTTGAAAAATAAATTGCAACTCGCAACCGGCTTCATCAATAACGATTTACCCGGTATCGAAAATGATTTAACAACCACGCTAGCAATGGCCAACGCTAAATTTCCACTCCTTGAAAAAGCATTAAATGATGCCACTGATTTAATTCATAATGACTGGCCATTCTTGAGAAGTGGGATTCAAAAAGGCGCAGAAGCAATTCGCAAGCAACAAAAGACAGTTGATTTGAAAGACTTGATCAAACTACTTCGCCGTGACGCTACTAAGGAAAGTAATTTCTTAGCCGAACCGGTTAAGTTACAAGAGAAACATATCTATCCAATTAAAACTTACGGCTCAGCGAGTGCACCGTTCTATACCGCCCTTTGTCTTTGGGTTGGTGCCCTCTTGCTCAGTAACATCGTCCTCACGAACTTCTCGTTAGACGATAAGGAAAAAGAACGTTACAGCAAGAAACAACAATTTATCGCCCGTTGGTTGACCTACATTGTCATCGGGGTCGCCCAAGCGGTCTTTGTCGCACTTGGGAATATCTTCCTGATTAAGGCTTATATCGTTAGTCCAGTAGCACTCTTACTACTAGCCGTCTTCCTCAGCACCGTCTTTATGACGATTGTTTACGTCTTAGCCGCGATGTTCGGTAATGTCGGTAAAGGATTGGCGATGATTATCCTCGTGCTCTCCATCTCTGGTGGGGGCGGGAACTTCCCGGTTGTCTTATCCGATAAGTTCTTCCAATTCATTAACCCGTTATTACCATTTACTTACGGCGTTAACTTATTGCGGGAACCAACCGGGGGCATCTACGCACCAAATCTCTGGCATAATTTCATTATTCTAGCGATTTACGCAGTTGTCTTCTTCTTCATCGGCCTCTTCTTAAAAGATCGGATTAATCCTTTCTTCGAAAAACTCCATAAAGAAGCAGCCAAAAGTAAAATTATTCATTAA
- a CDS encoding phosphatidate cytidylyltransferase: MKQRVITAVVALIIFIPILISGGIFIDIAAAVLALVALSEVFIMRKRIIVSPDAMVAGLAVLSLALPAGAFDWLPDGVSQFDLFYLFVAILLAITVFTKNRVNFDDMGVTTLASLYIGLGFHYLAGARNLGGFDTVMYILLVIWMTDIGAYMFGRAFGKNKLWPAISPNKTWEGSIGGTLLAVAVAAVYLYFFPQIYSLPIMLGLTLIFSICGQLGDLVESAYKRYYGVKDSGKILPGHGGILDRFDSMLFVLPLLHLFGII, translated from the coding sequence ATGAAACAACGAGTGATTACAGCAGTCGTTGCGTTGATTATCTTTATCCCAATTTTAATTAGTGGGGGCATTTTCATTGATATCGCCGCAGCCGTATTAGCATTAGTCGCATTATCAGAAGTCTTTATTATGCGCAAACGGATTATCGTTTCACCAGATGCCATGGTGGCCGGTTTAGCCGTATTAAGTTTGGCATTACCAGCGGGAGCGTTTGACTGGTTGCCAGATGGTGTTTCACAATTTGATTTATTCTATCTATTCGTCGCAATCTTATTAGCCATCACGGTCTTCACGAAGAACCGTGTAAACTTCGATGATATGGGTGTCACAACTTTAGCCAGCCTGTATATTGGACTTGGCTTCCACTACTTAGCCGGTGCTCGTAATTTGGGCGGTTTCGATACAGTGATGTACATCTTATTGGTTATTTGGATGACAGATATTGGTGCTTATATGTTTGGTCGTGCATTTGGTAAGAATAAATTGTGGCCAGCAATTAGCCCTAATAAAACATGGGAAGGCTCAATTGGCGGGACTTTATTAGCCGTTGCCGTTGCAGCAGTTTACTTATACTTCTTCCCACAAATTTACTCATTGCCAATCATGTTAGGCTTAACCTTAATCTTCTCAATCTGTGGTCAATTAGGGGACTTGGTTGAATCAGCATACAAACGCTATTATGGCGTTAAAGATTCAGGTAAAATCCTACCAGGTCACGGCGGTATCTTAGATCGCTTTGACAGTATGTTGTTTGTACTACCATTACTACATTTGTTTGGCATCATTTAG
- the frr gene encoding ribosome recycling factor encodes MANPILEQAKENMEKAEASLRRTLGQIRAGRANASLVNRVNVEYYGAMTPLNQIAAITIPEARVLLITPYDKGALEDIEKALYTADIGISPANDGSVIRLVIPQLTGERRKEIAKEVGKEAELAKVVVRNARRDAMDNLKKAEKASEISEDEMHDLEEQVQNLTNEATKKIDAISKEKEKEITEG; translated from the coding sequence ATGGCAAATCCAATTTTAGAACAAGCTAAAGAAAACATGGAAAAAGCAGAAGCTTCATTGCGCCGGACACTTGGTCAAATCCGGGCCGGCCGCGCTAATGCAAGCTTAGTTAACCGTGTCAACGTCGAATATTATGGCGCAATGACACCTCTTAATCAAATTGCTGCAATCACAATCCCTGAAGCACGGGTATTGTTGATTACACCTTATGATAAAGGTGCACTTGAAGATATCGAAAAAGCTCTTTACACAGCTGATATCGGTATCTCACCAGCTAATGATGGCTCAGTAATCCGTTTAGTAATCCCTCAATTAACGGGTGAACGTCGTAAGGAAATCGCTAAAGAAGTTGGTAAGGAAGCTGAATTAGCTAAAGTTGTTGTCCGTAACGCTCGTCGTGACGCAATGGATAACTTGAAAAAAGCTGAAAAGGCTAGCGAAATTAGTGAAGACGAAATGCACGATTTGGAAGAACAAGTCCAAAACTTAACGAACGAAGCAACAAAGAAAATCGATGCTATTTCTAAAGAAAAAGAAAAAGAAATTACTGAAGGTTAA
- a CDS encoding proline--tRNA ligase, with protein MKQSKLFIPTLKEVPNSAEAKSHRMMLRAGYIHQVSAGVYSYLPLAYRVLENIQAIIKDEMSKIDAVQMQMPGILPAELWEESGRYATYGPNLFKFKDRHSRDFILGPTHEETFADLVRNNIKSYKKLPLTLYQIQTKYRDEDRPRYGLLRGREFIMQDAYSFSANEADLDTTFQQMRQAYTNIFERCGLDFRAIVGDAGAMGGKDSMEFSAIAEIGEDTIVYSDQSDYAANLEMATGVRPGQSSTDVQLEMEKVATGDAHSIEKVAARLEVPAQKIIKSVLFIADEKPVLVLVRGDYEVNDVKLKNFLDADFLDLATAEQVQATMNAPMGSIGPVNAPEDVQIVADYSVEALVNAVVGANEADHHFLNVNSKRDFNVADYADLRFVQEGETAPDGEGKLQFTKGIEIGHIFKLGTRYTEQFGATFLDENGRAKPIIMGSYGIGVSRLLSAITEQQADENGLVWPSAIAPYDLHVVPVNVKDDAQVELAEQIEGLLEEAGYSVLVDDRKERAGVKFADSDLIGLPIRITVGKKAAEEIVEVKLRKTGETLEVKKDELINSLSILLASEK; from the coding sequence ATGAAACAATCAAAATTATTTATCCCAACCCTCAAGGAAGTGCCTAATTCGGCTGAAGCTAAAAGTCACCGAATGATGCTTCGTGCGGGTTACATTCACCAAGTCTCAGCTGGTGTTTATAGCTACTTACCTTTAGCTTATCGCGTATTGGAAAACATCCAAGCGATTATCAAGGATGAAATGAGCAAGATCGACGCAGTACAAATGCAAATGCCTGGTATTTTACCAGCTGAATTATGGGAAGAATCAGGTCGTTATGCAACTTATGGCCCTAACTTATTCAAATTCAAAGATCGTCATTCACGAGATTTTATCCTCGGACCAACACATGAAGAAACATTTGCCGATTTAGTGCGCAATAACATTAAGTCATACAAGAAGTTACCATTAACGTTATATCAAATCCAAACGAAGTATCGTGACGAAGATCGTCCTCGTTATGGTTTACTCCGTGGCCGTGAATTCATCATGCAAGATGCTTATTCATTTTCTGCTAATGAAGCAGATTTGGATACAACTTTCCAACAAATGCGCCAAGCTTACACGAACATTTTCGAACGTTGCGGTTTAGATTTCCGCGCAATCGTTGGGGATGCCGGCGCTATGGGTGGTAAGGATTCAATGGAATTTTCTGCGATTGCTGAAATCGGGGAAGATACGATTGTTTACTCTGATCAAAGTGACTACGCTGCTAACTTAGAAATGGCAACGGGGGTTCGTCCTGGTCAAAGTTCAACCGATGTTCAATTAGAAATGGAAAAAGTGGCAACTGGCGATGCACATTCTATCGAAAAAGTAGCAGCACGCTTAGAAGTACCCGCTCAAAAGATTATTAAGAGTGTGCTTTTCATTGCTGATGAAAAACCAGTCTTAGTGCTTGTACGCGGTGACTATGAAGTCAACGATGTTAAGTTGAAGAACTTCTTAGATGCTGACTTCTTAGACCTAGCAACTGCTGAACAAGTTCAAGCAACGATGAACGCCCCAATGGGTTCAATCGGACCAGTTAATGCACCGGAAGATGTTCAAATCGTTGCTGATTACAGTGTTGAAGCACTTGTTAACGCCGTAGTAGGTGCTAACGAAGCTGATCATCACTTCCTGAACGTCAACAGCAAGCGCGATTTCAACGTCGCAGACTATGCTGACTTACGTTTTGTTCAAGAAGGCGAAACAGCCCCAGACGGTGAAGGTAAATTACAATTCACTAAAGGGATCGAAATTGGTCATATCTTCAAATTAGGGACTCGTTACACTGAACAATTCGGTGCAACATTCTTAGACGAAAATGGCCGTGCTAAACCAATCATCATGGGTTCATACGGAATTGGTGTTAGTCGTCTATTATCAGCAATCACAGAACAACAAGCTGACGAAAATGGTTTGGTTTGGCCAAGTGCCATCGCCCCATACGACTTACACGTTGTCCCAGTGAACGTTAAAGATGATGCACAAGTTGAATTGGCTGAACAAATCGAAGGCTTGTTAGAAGAAGCTGGTTATTCAGTCTTAGTCGACGATCGTAAAGAACGTGCTGGCGTTAAGTTTGCCGATAGCGATTTGATTGGGTTACCAATCCGAATCACAGTGGGTAAGAAAGCTGCCGAAGAAATCGTCGAAGTTAAATTACGTAAAACAGGCGAAACATTAGAAGTGAAGAAGGATGAATTAATCAATTCCCTCAGCATTTTGTTAGCCTCAGAAAAATAA
- the rseP gene encoding RIP metalloprotease RseP gives MAAIIAFIIIFGILVVVHEFGHFYMAKRSGILVREFSVGMGPKLFATRKNGTTYTIRWLPLGGYVRMAGMADDESEIEAGTQATLILDEQGRVQQINTSDKVTTLNGVPFQIAKTDLQKELWVEGYEGGDESEMKRYPVLHDATIIEADGTEVQIAPVDVQFQSATLINRMLTNFAGPFNNFILAILAFILFAFLSGGVPQQSNQIGTVQKNSAAQRAGLKANDRLLKVDNKKVASFTDFSAIISEHPNETVAVRVQRGATEKTIKVTPKAVKVANQKEKVGQVGVTQKVKMDHSLKAKISYGFTQAWSIASQIFKILGSFLTGGFSLDKLSGPVGMYSMTTQFTQQGFNALVYFLAFLSLNLGIMNLIPIPALDGGKLVLNIIEAIRRKPISPEKEGIVTLIGVGIMVLLMVLVTWNDIQRFFF, from the coding sequence TTGGCTGCAATTATTGCGTTTATCATCATCTTTGGTATTTTAGTAGTCGTTCATGAATTTGGGCATTTTTACATGGCTAAGCGCTCAGGCATTTTGGTGCGAGAGTTTTCTGTCGGCATGGGACCTAAATTATTTGCAACTCGCAAAAACGGCACAACTTACACCATCCGGTGGTTACCATTAGGTGGTTACGTTCGAATGGCGGGAATGGCCGACGATGAATCTGAAATTGAAGCTGGCACACAAGCGACTTTAATTTTAGACGAACAAGGACGCGTTCAACAGATTAATACAAGTGACAAGGTCACCACGTTAAACGGGGTACCTTTCCAAATTGCTAAAACAGATTTACAAAAGGAATTGTGGGTCGAAGGTTATGAAGGCGGCGACGAGTCAGAAATGAAACGTTATCCCGTCTTACATGATGCGACGATTATCGAAGCGGACGGAACGGAAGTGCAAATCGCACCCGTGGATGTCCAATTCCAATCAGCAACGTTGATTAATCGGATGTTAACGAACTTTGCCGGACCATTTAATAACTTCATCCTCGCAATTCTAGCCTTTATCCTCTTCGCTTTTCTAAGCGGGGGTGTGCCACAGCAATCCAATCAAATTGGCACGGTACAAAAGAATTCGGCTGCTCAAAGGGCAGGCTTAAAAGCCAACGATCGTCTTTTGAAGGTTGATAACAAAAAAGTAGCGAGCTTCACTGACTTTAGTGCGATAATTTCAGAACACCCTAACGAAACTGTTGCGGTGCGCGTTCAACGGGGCGCAACTGAAAAGACAATCAAGGTGACTCCCAAGGCTGTCAAAGTGGCTAACCAAAAAGAAAAGGTTGGTCAAGTAGGGGTCACACAAAAAGTCAAAATGGATCATAGCCTAAAGGCCAAGATTTCTTACGGCTTTACACAAGCTTGGTCAATTGCCAGTCAGATTTTCAAGATCCTCGGGTCATTTTTAACCGGTGGGTTCTCACTAGATAAATTATCGGGGCCGGTCGGTATGTATTCAATGACGACCCAATTTACCCAACAAGGCTTTAATGCGTTAGTTTATTTCTTGGCGTTCTTATCACTTAATTTGGGGATTATGAATCTAATTCCGATTCCGGCGTTAGATGGTGGTAAGTTAGTCTTGAACATTATTGAAGCGATTCGTCGCAAACCAATTTCACCTGAAAAAGAAGGCATCGTGACATTAATCGGTGTCGGTATTATGGTGTTATTAATGGTCTTAGTCACGTGGAATGATATACAACGATTTTTCTTTTAG
- a CDS encoding isoprenyl transferase — translation MQLDPENIPNHIAIIMDGNGRWANKRLMPRVAGHKAGMENVKTITKAASRMGVKVLTLYAFSTENWKRPSDEVNFLMQLPVDFFGTFMPELIEENVRVKVMGNIHDLPEKTQKAAQDAMADTAQNTGMILNFALNYGGRDEIQQAVQQIAKDAVSGTIEADSIDDDLISQYLMTGFLGEYADPELLIRTSGEERISNFLLWQIAYSELVFVDEFWPDFTPQVFEKSIFTYQQRHRRFGGLK, via the coding sequence ATTCAACTTGATCCGGAAAATATCCCCAACCATATTGCCATTATTATGGATGGTAACGGTCGCTGGGCTAACAAACGGTTAATGCCGAGAGTTGCTGGCCATAAAGCAGGGATGGAAAATGTGAAGACAATTACTAAAGCCGCTAGTCGGATGGGTGTTAAGGTTCTCACGTTATACGCTTTTTCAACAGAAAATTGGAAGCGTCCTAGTGATGAAGTTAATTTTTTGATGCAATTGCCCGTCGATTTCTTCGGCACGTTCATGCCAGAATTAATTGAAGAAAACGTGCGTGTGAAAGTCATGGGTAACATCCATGACTTACCTGAAAAAACGCAAAAAGCAGCGCAAGATGCGATGGCTGATACGGCGCAAAATACAGGGATGATTTTAAACTTCGCATTGAACTACGGTGGTCGCGATGAAATTCAACAGGCTGTCCAACAGATTGCCAAAGATGCCGTAAGTGGTACAATTGAGGCTGATTCGATTGATGATGACTTGATTAGTCAATATTTGATGACGGGCTTCTTAGGGGAGTATGCGGATCCTGAATTATTGATTCGGACCAGTGGGGAAGAACGCATCTCGAACTTTTTACTTTGGCAAATCGCTTATAGTGAATTAGTCTTCGTTGATGAATTCTGGCCAGATTTTACACCGCAAGTTTTTGAAAAATCAATTTTTACTTATCAACAACGTCACCGGCGCTTTGGCGGCTTAAAATAG